A genomic segment from Castor canadensis chromosome 1, mCasCan1.hap1v2, whole genome shotgun sequence encodes:
- the LOC141417516 gene encoding olfactory receptor 5L2-like, producing the protein MVEGNCTTVTEFILLGLSDDPELRVFLFLFFLLIYGVTLFANLGMASLIQLSSQLHTPMYFFLSHLSFVDCCYSSIIVPEMLGNILSNDKAISFLGCMLQFYLFCTVAITEVFLLAVMAYDRFVAICSPLLYTVIMSQKLCVVLVSGCYLYASLCALLHLCSALGIQSYKSNVINHFFCDLPPLLSLACSNVTISEMLLFIVVNFNEILTIMIILTSYLFILITVLRIHSAEGRYRAFSTCASHLTAITVFHGTILFIYYQPSSGNSLDIDKVTTVFYTIVIPMLNPLIYSLRNKDVKESFKKVVGSKIFP; encoded by the coding sequence ATGGTAGAGGGAAACTGTACCACTGTGACTGAGTTCATTCTCCTGGGATTATCAGATGACCCTGAGCTGAGagtcttcctcttcctgttcttccttctcatCTATGGAGTCACACTCTTCGCCAACCTGGGCATGGCCTCACTGATTCAGCTCAGTTCTCAGCTGCACAcgcccatgtactttttcctcagccATTTGTCCTTTGTGGATTGCTGCTACTCCTCAATTATTGTGCCAGAGATGCTGGGTAACATCTTAAGTAATGACAAAGCCATTTCTTTCCTAGGGTGCATGCtgcaattttacttattttgtactGTTGCAATCACTGAGGTCTTCCTGCtggctgtgatggcctatgaccgctttgTGGCCATCTGTAGCCCTCTGCTCTACACAGTCATCATGTCCCAGAAGCTCTGTGTGGTGTTGGTTTCTGGCTGCTACCTTTATGCATCCCTGTGTGCTCTGCTTCATTTATGCTCAGCTCTTGGGATTCAATCCTACAAGTCAAATGTGATCAACCACTTCTTCTGCGATCTACCACCTCTCTTAAGTCTTGCTTGCTCCAATGTCACAATCAGTGAGATGTTGCTGTTCATTGTAGTCAATTTCAATGAGATCCTGACTATAATGATCATCTTGACCTCCTACTTGTTTATTCTCATCACTGTCCTGAGGATACACTCTGCAGAGGGAAGGTACAGAGCATTCTCCACCTGTGCCTCCCATCTCACAGCCATCACTGTCTTCCATGGAacaatcctttttatttattaccAGCCCAGTTCTGGTAATAGCCTGGATATTGATAAGGTGACTACTGTGTTCTACACTATAGTGATTCCCATGTTGAACCCCCTGATATATAGCCTGAGAAATAAGGATGTGAAAGAATCGTTCAAAAAGGTGGTGGGCTCCAAAATATTTCCCTAG